The following is a genomic window from Elstera cyanobacteriorum.
CCTGCTCAAAGGGGCCGCGTCAATGTGCTAGGAAATGAGCGCTTACGTTCAAATATCCCCGATCCGAAGGCGTGGATCGAGATCGAACTCGGCGGCAAAAAAATCGATTGCCGCGCGTACTTTGGGCGCGAGGAACCGACGGGTTGGATATACGCTGCTAATCGGTTGTGGCGGTGGTTCGAAATCCCGCATCAGGACGATAAGCCGCCCGCTTTCGATTTCGCCATCAACAAAATGCCATAGCGGGACATATCCAATGCCCAGCCCCTCGAGAACGGCGGCCCGCACAGCTTCGGTGCTATTGACGTGAAGCGGGCCGGCGACCGGGATGGTCAATGGACCGTCGGGTGATGCGAATGCCCAAGACGCCCCCGTGAGAAGCCGATCATACACGATGCAATGATGGGTTCTCAGATCCTTTGGGTGCGATGGCGTACCGTGGCGTGCCAGATACTCAGGGGTTGCAACCACGATCCGGCGGGTGGTTCCGATACGCCGGGTAATCAAGCTACCCTCGCTCGCCTCCCCAACCCGAATCGCGAGATCAATGCCTTCCTCAATAAGATCAGTGAACCCATCAGTCATGTGTAGGGCGACGTCAATATCGGGATAGCGGGCGCGAAAGCGCGGCAGGCGCGGAATGACGTGAAGCCGCCCGAAAACACCTGCGCAGGCGAGCCGCAACTGCCCAAAGGGTTTGGTTTTTCTGCGCCCCACCGCGCTTTCTGCCTCAGCAACCGCGTCGAGTGTCCGGCGGGCATGATCGTAAAATGTCCTGCCATCCTCGGTCAGCGCCAGCGCGCGGGTGGTTCGGTGAAAAAGGATACAGCCGAGATGCTCTTCAAGAACCGCGATCTGACGGGAAATTGTCGGTTGCGATGCATTGAAATCACGCGCAACGGCAGTGAAGGAGCCTGCTTCGACCGTCCGCACGAAGGTCCGAAAGAGGAGAAGGATATCGCTCATTCATTTATAATATGAATGAATGTCATTGAATCAAGCCACGTTATTAAGATTTTACAAATGAGGCATCTCTTTGGGCACGGAATGGCGAGGGCCACTCCCCAGCACGCAGCCAGGAGAGACCGCAATGACGATGATCCATGTTCCGACCCGCGACGAGGTTTCGGTAGGTAATCAGGCAATTTTCGACCAACTCAAAAGCAAGCTCGGCATGGTTCCGAACCTCTATGCCACGCTCGCCCATTCTGAACACGCCCTTGGGGCCTATCTTGCTCTCCAAAACGGCCCCTCGTCGATCACGGGTAAGGCCCGGGAGGTTGTGAACCTTGTGGTTAGTCAGGTGAATGCCTGCGACTATTGCCTGGCCGCACATACGATGATCGGGGGTTTGGTTGGCTTTACGCCCGACCAAATTTTAGAAATTCGGGCTGGTCGCGCCGCCTTCGACCCGAAGCTCGACGCGCTGGCCCGCCTGACGGAAAATATTGCGGAAAATCGGGGGCATGCCGATCAGGCCTTGGTCGAGCTGTTTCTGTCGGTCGGTTGGACTGTCGAAAACCTCGTCGATGCCATCGTTGTAATCGGCGACAAGACCGTCACCAACTATTTGCACGCGACCACGCGCGTCCCCGTCGATTTTCCGGCGGCGCCGGCACTGCCCGCGTCGTCTGCCGCTGCCGAGTAAGCAGCCAATCCCTCTTTCGTGAAAGGACGTCCCCATGCCCCTTCAATCGGACCTCGATGGGTTTCGCGCCAGTTGGGAAAGCCGCGTTGGTGAAACGATAGCCCGGCTCATCGCCGGTGATATCGAAGATCTGCGCGCAACGGGAATCTTAAACCATACGGCGCAGGCGGGCGACCCGGTGCCCGTTATCAAAAGCCTACTGGATCAGCATGGTCTGCCGTTCGATCTTGCCGCCCTGGTCGCACAAAAGCCGGTGATCGTGACGTTTTATCGCGGCGGCTGGTGCCCCTATTGCAACCTGGAGCTGCGCGGTTATCAGGCGCTACTGCCCGAGATTCGGGCTGCTGGGGCGGAGCTGGTCGCGGTTTCACCGGAACTGCCCGATCATTCGCTGACAACGGCGGAAAAGAATGAGTTGACCTTCACGGTTCTATCGGATGTTGGCGGGGCGCTCGCGGCGGCGCTGGGTATCCGCTTCACCCTCTCCGATGCCGTGCGACCATTTTATGAGAAGGCGGGGCATGCGCTCCCTGAGCGCAATGGCGATGGCATCTGGGCTTTGCCGATGCCCGCAACTTTCGTCGTTGCCCAGGGGGGCCGGATCGCCGGGGCGTTTATCGAACCCGACTACCGGCGGCGCCTTGATCCGGCAGAGGCGCTCAGCGCGCTCACATCCCTCTCCCCTACAGTCGCTCTCTGAGAAACAGGCTGGAGGCTGCAATGATGCCAAGTGTTTCACTCTCCGCGGGGGTTCCCCGTTCGGTCGAAAATCTGGTGCGCCTGTCACCCGCGACCCAGGGCGTATTGTTGGGAGTTATCGCGGCCCTTATCTGGGGCCTCTATCTCGCCCTCGCCCGCCAAGAGGTTGCCGCCGGGTTAAGTCAGATTGATATCGCGGCCTTCCGCTATGGAACGGCGGGGCTGGTATTATCGCCTTGGTTGCTGTTTGGGTGGCGGCAGGTGATCGCTATCGGGATAAAGAAGAGCTTGATTTTAGCACTGCTAGCAGGCCCGCCGTTTATTCTGTTAGGCGTTGGGGGCTATCGATTTGCGCCGCTGGCGCACGGGGCGGTCATTCAGCCTGCAACCGTTACGATGGTCAGTATGGGGCTTGCAGCGATGGTTCTGGCCGATAGGCCGACCAAGGCCCGAGTTATTGGTGTTTCGGTGATTATTTTGGGAATCGCTGTTATTGCCAGGCCAGGTTTATTAAACGGTAGCCCGCAGGCCCTGGTTGGGGATGCGATGTTTGCGGGCGCTGGGATTCTATGGGCGCTGTTCACTCTGTTCTCCCGCCTTTGGCAAATCCCCCCAGTGGCTGGCGTCGCCATTGTCTCGATCCTATCTGGGGCTGTGATGCTGCCCGTTGCATTGGCGGTGGAAGGGATTGATCACTACGCCCAGCTTTCGGTTATGACCCTCACGGTTCAGCCCTTGGTGCAGGGTATTTTGACGGGCGTCGTGTCGGTTATCGCCTATACGACCGCTGTTCGGCTGATTGGTCCGGCCCGGGCGGCGATTTTTCCGGCGCTGGTCCCGGCCTCCGCGATCTTAACCGGCATTCCAATTGCCAGCGAGTAGC
Proteins encoded in this region:
- a CDS encoding LysR family transcriptional regulator, producing the protein MSDILLLFRTFVRTVEAGSFTAVARDFNASQPTISRQIAVLEEHLGCILFHRTTRALALTEDGRTFYDHARRTLDAVAEAESAVGRRKTKPFGQLRLACAGVFGRLHVIPRLPRFRARYPDIDVALHMTDGFTDLIEEGIDLAIRVGEASEGSLITRRIGTTRRIVVATPEYLARHGTPSHPKDLRTHHCIVYDRLLTGASWAFASPDGPLTIPVAGPLHVNSTEAVRAAVLEGLGIGYVPLWHFVDGEIESGRLIVLMRDFEPPPQPISSVYPTRRFLAPKVRAAIDFFAAEFDLDPRLRIGDI
- a CDS encoding carboxymuconolactone decarboxylase family protein; the encoded protein is MTMIHVPTRDEVSVGNQAIFDQLKSKLGMVPNLYATLAHSEHALGAYLALQNGPSSITGKAREVVNLVVSQVNACDYCLAAHTMIGGLVGFTPDQILEIRAGRAAFDPKLDALARLTENIAENRGHADQALVELFLSVGWTVENLVDAIVVIGDKTVTNYLHATTRVPVDFPAAPALPASSAAAE
- a CDS encoding peroxiredoxin-like family protein, which encodes MPLQSDLDGFRASWESRVGETIARLIAGDIEDLRATGILNHTAQAGDPVPVIKSLLDQHGLPFDLAALVAQKPVIVTFYRGGWCPYCNLELRGYQALLPEIRAAGAELVAVSPELPDHSLTTAEKNELTFTVLSDVGGALAAALGIRFTLSDAVRPFYEKAGHALPERNGDGIWALPMPATFVVAQGGRIAGAFIEPDYRRRLDPAEALSALTSLSPTVAL
- a CDS encoding DMT family transporter codes for the protein MMPSVSLSAGVPRSVENLVRLSPATQGVLLGVIAALIWGLYLALARQEVAAGLSQIDIAAFRYGTAGLVLSPWLLFGWRQVIAIGIKKSLILALLAGPPFILLGVGGYRFAPLAHGAVIQPATVTMVSMGLAAMVLADRPTKARVIGVSVIILGIAVIARPGLLNGSPQALVGDAMFAGAGILWALFTLFSRLWQIPPVAGVAIVSILSGAVMLPVALAVEGIDHYAQLSVMTLTVQPLVQGILTGVVSVIAYTTAVRLIGPARAAIFPALVPASAILTGIPIASE